One genomic segment of Lampris incognitus isolate fLamInc1 chromosome 2, fLamInc1.hap2, whole genome shotgun sequence includes these proteins:
- the si:ch211-222l21.1 gene encoding prothymosin alpha — protein MADTAVDTTPATEVTAKELKEQKEVGAEDLKEDLKEDAKENCVGDAPANGTNGADHSDKAAEEVEDEEHKNGDGEAEEAPPAEETDAQPVKRAAEEEEETVDTKKQKTEAENGESKEAEVEA, from the exons ATGGCTGATACAGCAGTTGACACAACCCCAGCCACAGAGGTTACAGCAAAG GAGCTGAAGGAGCAGAAGGAGGTGGGAGCGGAGGACCTGAAGGAGGACCTGAAAGAGGACGCGAAGGAGAACTGCGTCGGGGACGCACCTGCCAATGGAACA AATGGTGCCGATCACAGTGACAAAGCTGCTGAGGAGGTAGAAGATGAGGAACACAAGAATGGAGATG GAGAAGCAGAGGAGGCTCCCCCTGCTGAGGAGACTGATGCACAGCCTGTGAAGCGTGCAGCtgaagaggaggag GAAACTGTGGATACAAAAAAGCAGAAGACAGAAGCAGAGAATGGAGaatcaaaagaagcagaagtggAGGCTTAG